The uncultured Campylobacter sp. genome includes the window ACGATCACGATGGAGGGCACGCGCGCGCTCGTCGTGGAGATCCAAGCGCTCGTGTGCGAGAGCGGCTACCCGAAGCGCAGCGCCACGGGCTTTGATAAAAATCGCCTCGATATGCTTCTGGCGCTACTTGATCGCAAGCTTGAGATCGGGCTTGGCGGATACGATGTCTTCGTAAACGTAAGCGGCGGCGTAAAAATCACCGAAACGGCGTGCGATCTCGCCGTCGTCGCGGCGATCGTAAGTAGCTTCAAAAACCGTCCGATCAGTAAAGAGAGCGTCTTCATCGGCGAGGTGAGCCTAAACGGCGAGATCAGAGAGATCTTCAACCTTGATGCGCGCCTGAAAGAAGCCGCGATGCAGAAATTTAAAAACGCGATTGTCCCGATGAAGCCACAAAACGCGCAGGGGCTTAAAATTTTTCACGCCACGGAGATCACGCAAATTTTAGATTGGATGTAAAGGAAGAATATGAATAATATACTTAATTGGCTTTGGGAAGAATATTCTTTGCATATACTTTTTATCTCATTTCTTCTATTAAGTATCAGGTGGATAGCATATCAACAGCGTGATAAAAAATATCCTGCGATAACGTTTGGAATTTTTATAATAATTTATTCTACAGTATTCGCATTTATGACTCAAGATGCCATAAGGGCTCTTTCAGATCATCCTATCTTTGCAAGCATAGTTATGGCATCTACTTGTATACCCGCAATTATACTATGCTCATTGAGTAAATATCTGAAAGGTGTTATATCTATAGCTATAGCTATATTCCTTATAGCATTACCGTTTGCATCTACCAAAAATTTATTAAATTGGATTACTATAGGAATTATGGGATTTGTTCTTCCTGTGATTTTCTTCTTTGCAATAGAATCTTTCGATGAGTTAAAAAAAATATTATTTGGAAAAGAATATAGAAAATGTAACTTGGCGCTTGGAGTATCTATGTTTATTATGGGCATTGAGCTTGCCCTAATAACTCTTTATTTTGGAACACAAAATATAAAAGTAACTACAAAAAATTTTGAACTGCTAGAAAAATTAATTAAGGAATTTCCAGATCTATATTTCGTATTAAGTATTAGCTTTATTTGGACTATAACATCTTGCAATTTTAAAGACAGAGCAGCTGCGGATATTGTAAACAAAACAATATTTAGACTATCGACTATAATAAGCCTATTATTTATAATTCTACATCAAAATCAAGTATCCGATATAATTAAATTTATGACTATCCCATCAGGAATATCATTGATGGCGTTTGAAATTAAAAAATATTTAGAGGATAAAAAATGAAATATACTAAATTTCAGGAACTATTTTGAGCCCAAACGTAATCGTCAAATTCGTCATTTTGTTTTTCATCAGAGCGCAAAGCTTAAACGTTAAATTTAGCAGGCTCGATGCCGTCGTATCGCGCGCTTACGCCAAATATGGGGCGGTGTTTAAGCTCAGCGTGCCGCTACTTGCCGCAGCATCGGTATTTGCGCTGTTTAACCTATACGATTTTGCCAAAGCCAACTACGCACTGACGATCTTTTTGCTTGCTTTGGGCTCGCCTCTGCTTGCGTATGGCTTTTTTAAGGCGATAAAATCAGCGATGACCTTCGCGCTATTTGTGATCCCATTTGCGGCGGTGTTTGCGATCATCGCGGTTACGGGCGCACAGAAGCTTGATAACTCGCTAAATTTCAACATCGTCTTTCCGCTGTTTTTCACCATCGTGTGGTTTGCGATGTCGGTGATCGCCGACGAGGACGTGGCGCAGATCATGAATAAAATCGTATCGAAGCTCTCGACGCTTTTCGTGACGATTTTCATCCTTTACAACTACGAGACGCTTCACGGGATTTTAACCGCGGGCGCGGGAGGGTATCGCGCGGGCAGCGACGAGCTAAACGCGCTTGATCTGGTGTTTATGACGATTAGATTTTTCACGCTGCCTTCGATTTTTACGTTGATGATTTTTGAGATCAAGGATTATCTTTTTATCAGATACGACGCGTTCGTGCAGGCTCAGCAGGAGCGCATGGAGGATTTAAAAAATCCCAAGAGCTCGGAGTAAAATTTTAAAGCTTAGCTCAATCTGATTTTGCGCGCCGTAAATACTCGCAAATACCAAAGATTGCGACCGCTATATGCACGCTGGGCTTCGGCGCGGCAGTGGGACTAATAAAATTTGAAACGAAATTTTAGGACAAAATTTTGAGATGTAATTTTAATGACGCACCGCTTATGCGCGGGTTAGGATTTAAAACCACAAAGCTTCAAATCCCGACCCGCATCAAATTTAAAATTCTAAAAGAAGCTGTATATGTCGTCTAAAAGGAAGTATTTTTTATCGACAGTGCCTTTGTAGAAAGGCTCGAAAGTATCGTTATACGCCTTTTTGAAAAAGCCCTCTTTGCTAAGCGAAATGAGCGCTTGATTAACGGCTTCTGCGAGATCTGCGTTGCCTTTTTGCATCGCGATGCCTAAAAATACGTTCTCGCCAAGACTTTTGATATTAACCTCGACGCTAGGATCTGCGACCGGATAGACCATCACAAATAGATTATCGTCGCATGCGCCGTCGATCTCGCCGCTCTTTAACCGCTTGTAGCAATCGGAGGAATTCTTGCAATACACTAGATTGTAGCCGCCGTCCTTTTGCATAAACGCTTCGCCCGTCGAGCCGCGAATAACGCCTACTTTCTTACCTCGCAGATCGCTCATTTTTTGGATATTGTCACTTTTTCTGGTTAAAACTCCGGAATTTACGGAAAGATATGGCATCGAAAACTCATAATTTTTCTTTCTCTCCTCAGTAACGCTTGCAGCCGCAATAAGCATATCTGCCTGATTATTTTGAATGGACGGAAAGCGCGCTTGCGCCGATACCGGTATGAGCTCGATCCTGCCGCCGGTATCGCCTAAAATTTTGCCTCCGATTGCATTAGCAAGCTCTACGTCAAAGCCCTCAAAGCCGTTATCCGTAACTCTACTAAATGGAGGCTCATTTTCATAAACGGCGATACGAATGACTTTACTCTGCTTTATTTGGCTTAAAGAATTCGCAAGCGCAAAGATGCAAAATAGAAGAATTAAAAACAGCGATTTTTTCATTTTAAACTCCTTTTTTATTAAAAAAAGCTGTAAAGATCGTCGAGTAAGAAATATTTTTTATCGACGGTGCCTTTATAGAAGGATTCGAAAGTATCCTCGTAAGCCTTTTTGAAAAAGCCCTCTTTGCTGAGCGCAATCAAGCCTTTATTGATCGCTTCTAGCAGCTCCGCGTTACCCTTTTGCACCGCGACGCCCAAGAATACATTATCGCCTAAATTTTTTATATTGACCTCGACTGCGGGATCTACGATCGGATAGACCATTACAAAAAGGTTGTTGTTGCAATACCCGTCGATCTCGCCACTTTTTAATCTCCTATAGCAATCGACCGAATCGTTGCAGTAGGAAACATTATAACCGCCGTCCTTTTTGATATACGCCTCGCCGGTAGTCTTGCGGATGATACCGATCTTTTTGCCCATCAGATCGCCTATTTTGTGAATATTTGAGTCTTTTTTCGTTAAAATTCCCAAATTTACCGTAAAATACGGCATCGAAAAATCCACGCTGCCTTTACGCTCTTCAGTGATACTTGCAGCCGCGATTATCATATCTGCCTGATTGTTTTGAAGCATCGGAAAGCGCACTTCGTTCGTTACCGGGATAAGCTCGATACGACCGCCGCTGTTGCCGAAAATTTTACCGGCTAGCGCATTGGCAAGCTCGACTTCGAAACCTTCAAAGCCCTTCTCGCTCGACTTACTAAAAGGCGGCTCATTTTCATAAACGCCCACTCTGATAACCTTGCTTTGCTTTATTTCGCTTAAGGAATTCGCAAAAACAAAGATCGCCGACAATAGAATAAGAAAAAATGACTTTTTCATAATTTCCTCCTTGAATTTTAAATTTTTCGTAATTGTAATGTAAATTTTCTTAAAATTTCATTTTACCTGAACCGAAATTATTCCCTAAATTACGGGCTTAGCAATAAAATTTCGCAACTAAAATTTCTAAGCATAATGATAGAGGCTTTTTAAATTTTGCTGCCTTGCGCCAAGCTCCGCCTGCTTTCATTAAATTTTAGCGCTTCGCTATAAAATTCTGTGCGTCTATTAGCGCCGCGTAAAAAAAAATAGCACGCCGCTGCGAAATTCTATGGAATTTTATAAATTTCATAACGGCGCGTTAGTAAAATTTACAATCCAAACCCAAGCTCGCAAAGTCGGGCAAAATAGCAAGACTATGCGAGCCTTTTAAATTTTACCTAGCGAGAGCACACAGCTATGCTTACGAAAACAAACACAGGCGAGCCGTACCGCTATGCCCACCTAAAATAAGCTATAAAGATCATCCAGCAAGAAATATTTTTTCTCCGCAGTGCCTTTGTAATACGGCTCGATCGCCTCATCATAGGTCTTTTTCATAAAGCCGTCTTTGCTAAGCTTGATTAACTCGCCGTTTAAGAACTCGAGCAGATCCTTATTGCCCTTAGAAACCGCGATGCCCAAGAAATCCGAAACGCCTAAATTCTTAATATTTACTTCAGTATCGCTATCTACGACCGCATAAGCAAGAACTAACAAATTATCGTGTGCAAAGCCCGCACCCTTGCCCTCTTTTAGAATTTTATAGCATTCATTTGCAGTAGCACAATTTATGATTTCAAAACCCTCTTTTTTAAAATATGCCTCGCTAGTCGTACCGCTTTCTGCAATGATCGGCTTACCGTGTAAATCAGACATCGTTTTGATCTTATCTCCCTTGCGGGTTAGCACGCCGATATTTACTGCGAAATACGGCGTCGTAAAATCGACCACCTGCTTACGCTCATTTGTGATCGTAAAGGTCGCAAGCACCATATCTACTTTATTTTCTTCCAACACTTTTAAACGCTCACTAGCCTTTACGGGTACGAATTCTACCTTGCCCGCCTTGCCACCAAATATATCTTTTGATAACGCCTCGGCTAGGGTCACCTCAAATCCTTGAAATTTGCCGTCTTCAAATTTACTAAAAGGCGGTTGCGCCTCGAAAACGCCCACTCTAATCGTGCCCGACTGCCTAATCTCAGATAGGGTATTTGCCACTACACTACTTGTAAATAGCAAGAAAATTCCCAAAATTATCTTTTTCATATCGTTCCTTTAGTTACAATGATTAGCCTAGCCGCGCATTCGCGTCGCTTCGGCAAGCCGTCTTAAGCCGGTCGTATATTATTCGCTCACTTCTCCTTTCGATATTTTTTAAAATTTCTTTACTTTGAAATTTTGCGGCGCATTTTACGCAAATTTCATTTAAAATACATTTAATCTGCGCCGTGATTTAGATCCCAATCGATCTCTCCTAGACCGTGCGCGCGCAGATATTCGTTGCATCTGCTAAAATGCTTGCAGCCGAAAAACGCCCCTCCTGCAAGCGGGCTAGGATGCGCGGCGGTTAAAATGAGATGCCTCTGCGCATCGATCAGCGCCGATTTTGCTTTGGCAAAATTTCCCCACAGCATAAAGACCAAGCTTTGCCGCCTCGCGCTTAAAATTTTAATCACGGCGTCGGTGAAAATTTGCCAGCCGAAGCCGCTGTGCGAGTTCGCGCGGTTTGCGCCCACGCTAAGGCTCGCATTAAGCAGCAGCACGCCCTGCTTCGCCCAGTAGCTCAGATCGCCGCTAGCAGGCTCGCTGATACCCAGATCGCTCTTAATCTCTTTGTAGATGTTTACGAGGCTGGGCGGAATTCGCACGCCGCGCGGTACCGAAAAGCTAAGCCCCATCGCCTGATGCGCGCCGTGGTAGGGATCCTGCCCCAAAATCACCGCGCGCACCCGCTCAAACGGAGTGAGATTAAAGGCGTTAAAGATCAAATTTCCCGGCGGATAGATGATCTCGCGCGCCTTTGCGGCGAGCAGATTTTCTTTGATCTTCGCAAAATACTCGCTTAAAAATTCCTCCCTAAGTGCCTCTTTCCAGCCGCTCTCGATCCTCACGTCGTCTAAATTTATCTGCATACCGACCCTTTAAATTTTAATAAATTAACGCTCTAATTTTACAATAAATTTTAAAAATAGTATCGCTCGCACGCGCCGCTGCAACCAAAGGCGGATCGCCCGCGCTCTCGCGCCGCAACCGCTCTCGCCGATTTATAGGCGCCGCTACACGATCACGATCAAAAGCGCCATAAATAGCAGCATGACGATCGTCTTTTTATTATCGTTAAGCAAGCTCTGCGGATAAAAAGCAAACAAAATCGCGTAGGCAAAAAGCGCGATTGCGAACTCCCACGGGTTGTTTTCTCTGAATTTTAACCTATAAATGATCATCGCTACGAAAGATATGTGCGAAAGCAGCGATAAAATTTGAGCCGGCTTCATGCTGTCTTTGTGATCTCCTATTTTATGAAAACCCACTATATCGTTATTTTATCTACTTTGATAAATGTCCGCAAAACCAAAGTCTAAATTTTTAAATTTTATCCCAAAAGCTTTTAAATTTAGTTCGCAACGTTATATTAAATCGACCATAAGTAAATTTAGCGCACACTATTAATACCCCATTTTATTTATTTGAATTATATTAAGTTCCGGATAAAAAATAACCTCGTGATCATAATCGCTCGGTTGTCCCGATTCGTGCTCTTTTTTGTGCCATATTCGCCTTTTATCGTTCACTATTGCCGTTATATTTAAATTTTTGATTGAACCATATATCAAATACTCCCGACTGCCGGCATAATAATAAGACGGCATCGCCCACGATAGTTTAAATTCATGCAAATTTGTAGTTTCAGCTATACAGTCAGACTCGGAAACAAACTCGTAGCCCTCTTGCAACATTTTTTGTTGCGTCAAAGTAAAGGGCTTATCCGCCTTTATAAAATGCGCGTAACAGATACAAGTCTGTATTTTTTCACTACACAATAAAGGAGGACTTTTTTTGCGATAAATGAGCAAAGTTTCTCCCTTCGTATTTGTTAAGGCTTCAAATTTAGCCAAATTTTTATTTTCTATATATGAAAAATCCGTATTAAGGGGTGAAAATAGAAAGGCTATAAATAAAACAAACAATATCAATGCTGCAAACGATAATATCAATGATGCGAGTATGGCGATCTTGATGACTTTCCACAATATTTTTAATATTTTTATTGTTTGCATTACGATTTACCTTCCACTCTATTTTAAAATTTACTGCGGTATTTATAAACTGCGCCACCGATCTTAGCGGCTTTAAAATTTCATCGCACAGGCTTGCTTCTAAGGCCGTAATACGGATAATCCATCGCCGCAGCGGCAGCCTCTCGCGCAGAGGCGCCCGCGAATTTCTCGGTCACGCAAAGTCCAAGTTCGATGGAGCTACTCACACCGCCAGCAGTGATGATCTCGCCTCCTTCTGGCAGGCTATCGCGCACGAGCCGTTCATGCACCACGTCCGCGCAGTAAAGTGCCAGCAGATCGTAGCAAAACGGATGTGTAGTCGCACGCCTACCTCGCAAAAACCCCGCCGCGCCCAAAAGCAGCGAACCGGTGCAAACGCTAAACTTATACTTCGCATCGCGCGCGGTTGCGAGCCACGAGATGAAGCCCGCATCGTCTTTAAGGCGTCGCGTCGCCATACCGCCCGGCACAAAAACCGCATCAAAGCCGCCTAGATCCGTCGTGATCTCGCCCACGTCAATCGTAAGGCCGCCGCTATCCGAAACCTGCCGCTCTCGCGAGCAAAACCTCATCTCAAGCTGCGGGTGGACGGCTTTAAGCCTTAGCATACAATCGTAAAATCCCACAAAATCGAGGTGCGTCTGTCCGCTAAACATCACAAGCGCTATATTTTTCATAATCCGTCCTTTAAATTTATCGCTCGCCTATGAGCTTTCGGTTTGCCGCCGCTGCAATTCTCGGCGCCGCAAGTCGTAAAATGCGCGGCGGCTAAATTCGATACCGCAGGCTGCCAAAAACCCGCTCAAATAAATTTTAAATTTTACTCGCGTTAAAAACTTGCAGAATTTTACCGCCTACGGGCGAAATTTTAAAAGCGGCAAAATTTTGCGCGTTTTTTATTCCGCTTTATTTAGATTAGAAAAAGCCCGCACGCCCGCATAATGTAGCCTTTTTGAAACATTCTCAAATTCCAAATTCCAAATTCCCTCGTCGTATTTCCATTCAAACGGCGTTTTGTAATTCGTCCAAATTTCATACGCGCGTTCGTTTAGCCGCTCAATCAACGCAGAAATCCCTAAATCGCCGCCCGCTATCTCCATCATCAAATGCCAGTTATCCAAATCGGCGGGGTTTTCGGTGTGGATGGATTTTTCGCGCGGCAGATAATACACAAAATCGCCCGTATCGAAGGGGAAGAGGGTGTGGCACAGCGCAATGCCGTAAATTTTTTGAGCGAATACTGTCGGAAGCTGCTCGTCCGAATAGCCGAAGGTAGAAACATATAAAAAACTGCGCAAGATGCTTGCTAAATTTCTACAGACCGGCGCAAAGGCGTATCTGCATACCTGCTGCGTTAAGGCGCCGTTTCGAATAAAACTTATGGCTCTATCGATTTCTTTTCTTCTTGCTTGCACGTATTTTATCTTTTTAAATCGCCAAGCTTGCATCAGCTGCAAAGAATTGTCGATTGAGCGCAGATGCTTATCTCTTTTTTCATCCGCCGTGCCGCTTAGCTCCGCGATCCTCGCAACGCCCTGCTTCCAAAACGGGATCAGGGTTTTTACCCATCCCAAGTAGCTCAGATAAAGCGCGTTCGGCTCCTCTTTTTCAAAAGCCGCTCTCATCTGCGTAAGTTTTATCATCACAGCTCTCTTATATCAAAATTTTACTTCGCTCGCTACTCCTCGCCTTGCGTCTTCTCTCCGCTCGCCATGCAGCTTTGGAATATAAATTTATGCTCCTGCGGCAGCGCGCCATAAATTTTACCCGCAAGCTCGCGGATCTCCCAAAGTGCCGCCTTGCTAGAGCGCAGAGCGAGGAAGTTTTGCAAGCTGCGTGCGTTTATACTCCAGCTAAGCTCGCTCTTGTAGCACTCGGGCAGGCAGTATTTGGCGATATCAAGGCTGATCGGAGTTTGTAAGATTACGCGCAGGTTTTCAAGAGCCGCGATACTTGCGTTATCGACCGCTTCGTTGCCCGTAAGCACGATGTATCGCGCGGCGTTTTCGAAATCCCCTTGCGCAAAGCTGCCCTCGCCGCGCAATTCTTTGAGAGTGTAGCGCGTGGATTTTACGCTAAGGCTTGCTAGGCGGTGGCGCGCCAGCTCCTGAAGCAGCGCGCGAGAAATACCGCTGATGTAGAAGTTGTAGTAGAGGTGTTCGAGCGTGCTTGAGTGCTTGAGCTGGTTGCCGACGCGGTCAATGAGCGCTAGGTCTTTGGCGCCGCCGCAATCGCCGCGCTCAAAGCTCTGCCAGCAGGTGCGGATCGCATTTGAGCAGACCCAAAGCGGAGTGAAATTTAGAAGTTTGACTTGCATGATTATCCTTTGAAATTTTAAGCGCATTTTAACGCTATCGCACTTTTAAACCGATAAAATTTCGCAAAACGACGCTTTTAATAAACAAAGCTCGCGCCTAAGCTTTGCGAGAAGAAATGCTTCATTTTATCTTTTTTTGCTGCCGCCGCGAGAGATTAAAATTTCATCCAGCTCGTAGCGCGTGTGCGGGTATTTGCTAGGCTCACCACGCCCCAAAGCCACGACGATTGCAGGACGAAATTTCGCCTCTAAAGCGCAGAATTTTTCCA containing:
- a CDS encoding transporter substrate-binding domain-containing protein; its protein translation is MKKSLFLILLFCIFALANSLSQIKQSKVIRIAVYENEPPFSRVTDNGFEGFDVELANAIGGKILGDTGGRIELIPVSAQARFPSIQNNQADMLIAAASVTEERKKNYEFSMPYLSVNSGVLTRKSDNIQKMSDLRGKKVGVIRGSTGEAFMQKDGGYNLVYCKNSSDCYKRLKSGEIDGACDDNLFVMVYPVADPSVEVNIKSLGENVFLGIAMQKGNADLAEAVNQALISLSKEGFFKKAYNDTFEPFYKGTVDKKYFLLDDIYSFF
- a CDS encoding transporter substrate-binding domain-containing protein, whose translation is MKKSFFLILLSAIFVFANSLSEIKQSKVIRVGVYENEPPFSKSSEKGFEGFEVELANALAGKIFGNSGGRIELIPVTNEVRFPMLQNNQADMIIAAASITEERKGSVDFSMPYFTVNLGILTKKDSNIHKIGDLMGKKIGIIRKTTGEAYIKKDGGYNVSYCNDSVDCYRRLKSGEIDGYCNNNLFVMVYPIVDPAVEVNIKNLGDNVFLGVAVQKGNAELLEAINKGLIALSKEGFFKKAYEDTFESFYKGTVDKKYFLLDDLYSFF
- a CDS encoding transporter substrate-binding domain-containing protein is translated as MKKIILGIFLLFTSSVVANTLSEIRQSGTIRVGVFEAQPPFSKFEDGKFQGFEVTLAEALSKDIFGGKAGKVEFVPVKASERLKVLEENKVDMVLATFTITNERKQVVDFTTPYFAVNIGVLTRKGDKIKTMSDLHGKPIIAESGTTSEAYFKKEGFEIINCATANECYKILKEGKGAGFAHDNLLVLAYAVVDSDTEVNIKNLGVSDFLGIAVSKGNKDLLEFLNGELIKLSKDGFMKKTYDEAIEPYYKGTAEKKYFLLDDLYSLF
- the ung gene encoding uracil-DNA glycosylase, producing MQINLDDVRIESGWKEALREEFLSEYFAKIKENLLAAKAREIIYPPGNLIFNAFNLTPFERVRAVILGQDPYHGAHQAMGLSFSVPRGVRIPPSLVNIYKEIKSDLGISEPASGDLSYWAKQGVLLLNASLSVGANRANSHSGFGWQIFTDAVIKILSARRQSLVFMLWGNFAKAKSALIDAQRHLILTAAHPSPLAGGAFFGCKHFSRCNEYLRAHGLGEIDWDLNHGAD
- a CDS encoding DJ-1/PfpI family protein, whose translation is MKNIALVMFSGQTHLDFVGFYDCMLRLKAVHPQLEMRFCSRERQVSDSGGLTIDVGEITTDLGGFDAVFVPGGMATRRLKDDAGFISWLATARDAKYKFSVCTGSLLLGAAGFLRGRRATTHPFCYDLLALYCADVVHERLVRDSLPEGGEIITAGGVSSSIELGLCVTEKFAGASAREAAAAAMDYPYYGLRSKPVR
- the thyX gene encoding FAD-dependent thymidylate synthase, which gives rise to MQVKLLNFTPLWVCSNAIRTCWQSFERGDCGGAKDLALIDRVGNQLKHSSTLEHLYYNFYISGISRALLQELARHRLASLSVKSTRYTLKELRGEGSFAQGDFENAARYIVLTGNEAVDNASIAALENLRVILQTPISLDIAKYCLPECYKSELSWSINARSLQNFLALRSSKAALWEIRELAGKIYGALPQEHKFIFQSCMASGEKTQGEE